The genomic window tgttgggctgaaggggcaGTTGCCACACCATTGGGATTCAATGATCTATGATCTATTTGGAAACAAAATTTGGCCTGAAGTTAGGAGACAGAGCTTGGTGATGgaggttgtttttcaaactggagtcctgtgaccagcagtgtgccacaagtatcagtgctgggtccactgcatattctaatttatattaatgatttagtgtgagtatagaaggtatggttagtaattttgctgataacaccaaaattggtggtgtagtggaccgtgaaaaaggttatctcagagtacaacgcaaccttgatcagatgggcctatggttggctgaggagtggctgatgaagtttaatttagataaatgtaaggtgctgcattttggaaaggaaaatcagggtaggacttatgaacttaatggtagggtcttggggggtgttgctgaacaaagagactttgaactgcatgttcatagttccttgaatgtggagtcacaggtagacaggatattgAAGAAGGTGTTGAGTATGCttgttggtcagtgcatgaagcacaggagttgggatttcatgttgcagctgtacaggacaatgtTTAGGGCAgttttggaatattacattcaatcctggtctccatgctatagcaaaaaaagacattgttaaacttgaaaaggttcagaaatgaCTTAAAAGGATGTTGCGAGGCTTGGAGCTATacagagagaagctgaatagactaggGCGATTTTGGCTGGAGTATTGGAGGTcttattagaggtttataaaatcatgagggccatggatatggtgaatagccaagagctttttcccatggtaggcgAGACAAAACTAGATGTTatacatttaaggtgaaaggggaaaattCAAAAAGGATctatggggcaacattttcatgcagacaatggtgcatgtatggaatgagttgccagttGAACTGTTGGAGGCTTATACAATTAcaatttaaaagcatctggaaagggtacatgaacaggcagggtttataaggttatgggccaaatgctggcaaatgggactagattaatttaggatattttgttggtatggatgagttggatggaagggtctgcttccatgctgtaaaactctctgactctatttCGCCTATTAACACCTCCACCAattaatcttaacatgttctAGAACCTCAGCATCCCAACTGAACTCTACAGGAACAATATCTTTCTCCACTGTGAATACACatgaaaagtatttatttaagatctcacccacatcctctgcctctaCACACATGTTGCCCCATTGATTTCTAGTAGGCCCTACACTTGCCCTGCCAATCTTCTTATTCTAAACATACGTGTAAAATGCTTGAAAGCTTTTCTTTCATACTGCCTGCCGGAGATATTTCATGACCACTTTTGCCATTTGAGTTTATTTTTTAAGCATCCTCACGCACTGTACTTTTGAAGGGCCTCCCCTGTTTTATTGTGCTGTACCTATCAtatgcatttttctttttcaaactCTAACTATCCCTTGACACCCATGGTTCCTTGGACTTGCTGCCCTTGCCGTTCACTCCTAGAGGAGGTTTCAATGACAGCTAGCAGGCTAATTTTTTCGCCCCATAAATTCAGATAAAACTttgatagattagattagattagattccctacagtgtggaaacaggcccctcggcccaacaagtccacacccagacccatccccctataacctacacatccctgaacactatgggcaatttagcatggccaatccgcctagcctgcacatctttggactgtgggaggaagccggagcacccggagaaaacccacgcagacatggggagaatgtgcaaactccacacagacagtctcccgaggtgggaattgaacccaggtccctggtgctatgaggctgcagtgctaaccactgagccaccatgctgccaagcATCTCAAGAAGCTCGAATTCCCAGTTTTTGTGGACTCTTTTTCATTctgttcttttttgttttctgtttttaatcaatTTCTCAGGGTATTAGCAAGAGAGGTTTTGCAGTTGGGAAATTACATCATAGGATCTGATGGTGCCACACAGTTTATTCTAACGTGAATATCGTCAATTTTGAATATGGAAGATAAAAGCGCCAATTACAATGGGGAAAAATCATACACATGTTCTGTGTTTGGACCAGGATTCACACAATCATCTGGCCTCTCAGAACATAAATGTGGTCACACGGGGCAGAAACCATGGAATTGTAGAGACTGTGGGAAGAATTTCAAGTCCCCCTCTGACCTGGAAAGACACTGGCgaagtcacactggagagagaccattcccCTGTTCCaaatgtggaaagggattcactcagttatcCCACCTTCTGAAACACCAGCAACTTCACACTGGAGAAAGGGCTTTTACATGTCCggactgtgggaaatgctttATATGTTCCGCGGAGCTAAtgtcccatcaacgtgttcacactgaccAAAGACCATTCAAGTGTTCTCACTGTGGGACTGCGTTCAGATACTCATCTCGACTTATTGTACACCAGCgagtccacactggggagagaccatacATCTGCACCGAGTGTGGGAAGGGGTTCACGCGATCATCCAGCTTACTTACACACAAGCAAATTCACGCTGTGGAGGTACGTTTTAAATGTCCAGATTGTGGGAATTGCTTTGGAAGTTCCAGACAGGTGATGTTGCATCAATGTGATCACACTGACGCGAGACCGTTCAGATGCTCTCACTGTGGGACTGGCTTCAGGCACTTATCCCGACTCATtgtacaccagcgagttcacactggggagaaaccattcacctgctctgtgtgtgggaaaggattcagtcagtcacgatatctgctgagacaccagcgaattcacactggggataAACCATTCTCCTGTTCAGAGTGTAAGATGAGATTCACTGATTCATCTACTCTGTTGAGacaccaacaggttcacactggggaaaggccattcacctgctctgaatgtgggaaaggattcatttTGTCATCCCACCTGCTAATACACCAGCGGGTTCATACTGGAGAGAGACCTTTCAAATGcccagattgtgggaagtgctacAAAACTTCCTGGGAACTGATGACCCATCAACGTATTCACACTGGCGAAAGGCCATTCAGGTGCTGTCACTGTGGAACTGGGTTCAAACGATCGTCTCAACTCACTGTCCATcaacgagttcacactggggagaggccatttacttgctctgaatgtgggaaaggattcactcattCATCGAATCTGCTGAGACACCAACAAGTTCACAAGTGATTGGATTTTATTGCCAATCACCTTCAGAAGCGAACAATGTTGATTGggtttttttctgcaaattttaGGAAACTACGTTTTTTTAAGTATGGCTGGATGTGGCTGTTTGTTATTTGTTCCCCAATAAATGGGCTTACCAaaccattttagagggcagttacgaGCCACCCACATCATTAtatatctggagtcacatgtaggccagaccaggtacaaaTGACAGATTTTTTTCCAACAAGGATATTGCTGAACCAAATCAGTTCTGACAATTAGTCGTAGTTTTATGGTCTGATCAGGGAAGGCTAGCTTTCAATTTCGGACCTTTTGAATggtatttaaattccaccagctgctgtacCGTTTTGATCCAATATCCCCTGAGTATTAACATCTGaatggattaccagtccagtgacattcccaCTATACTGCAATCTCCTCAGAAACTCAAGCTCAGTTCTAGATATTAATACTCCATGTAAATTTCAAATCAATCAACTTTGTGTAAACTAGTGCATcaagtctttttaaaattctgacaaGTTGGGTCCATTTGAAATGTTCTCCCTTTCCCCTGTGTTCTCTATTCTGACCTCCAACAAGTGTGAAGAGCTCAGGGAGCCTCCTTGCCACTGTGTTTGAGATACTCTGATTGGCTTAACTTCCCACTGGGCCATACTGCCTCTCAGCCTCCCCCATGCCCAAGACCTGAATTTGCACCTCTCTCCATACATCATCCATAGTCAGTAGAAATTCGATACTGGAGAGACAGGGAGTAAGCATATCACGTGATAAGATTTATAAAACCTCATTCACTAACAGTGCTCCAGTTTACTCACTGTGGTTCCTTTCCATTGACCCGATCTCACTGTGGGAAGAGGGTCAGATGATTGTTGAACCTGCAGcaacaccagtgagttcacaccaGGAAGAGGTCACTCACCTGTTCTGTGCATGTGAATGAATTCACTAATTTATCAGACCTGCTTGCACACTCCTGAATTCATACTCAGCTTCCACCATCACACTCACAGCAAGGAAAGGCCAATCAGCAGCTCCCAGTGTGGGAGGAAATTCAGCCAGTTCTTCCCACTTCAACACACAGCAACACGTTCGCACTGTTAAGAACCTGTTTTAAAGTTCTTCCTGTGAGCAGAGACTTTATAGCAAAATGTATCAGATGAAATACAAACCCATTTATACTGGTGCAAAACTGTTCACCTCTCTCTGTCGGAGGAAAGGATTCACTTGGTTATCTCTCCTCCAACCCTGAGACACCAGAGATTTCACAAGTGACTTCAGTCTGCTGTACTTGCTGTGGTTAGTCTCATCCAGGAGTGAATgatgttcattctgacagttgATGTTTGTTTCTGCTGTGTTAGTAATCCCTGTAATCGGACTGTAGTGTAATAAGCAGGGCAGACATCAAATAAATCAGTCTTGGATGAACAACACCATTGCTAGTTTCTGTCTTTTCCATCTGGCTGGACCTCAGAAAGACTGATCTGTGGGCAGTACAGCAGATACAGAACATCAGCCTGAACACAATCCTTTAGTTAAGAATGATAAATGGGCACCAGGTACTTCTCTCTGTTCACTGACAGCAAAGTCACTGTTTGGGTTCACCCTGAGGTAGGGAAGAAATGTATCACAGTCAATCTCCCGCAAGGTTCATAGCTCCTGGATACTCAAGCTCCATTACAACTGGTTTTATAGTCAGCAAGAACAGTGGGGAATACTGCAAAATGGCTGTTAGTCAGAGATTGGGGTCAAATTGGGATCTATTCCTGAATGAAAGTGAACCAGCAGGCTTAGGTTTCCAGTCTAACTATGAAGCTAGTCATTATTCTATGGAGATGTAATATGTCCATCTGACAGCCCTGAGCCCTACCATTTTAATGCAGATTTCCTTAATTTTAAGGGAATTTCCTTCATTTTAAGTATGTTGTTTaaattctgcattttaaaaacagGATGGAGGATTACACAAGAGCTTGGTCACTATGTGTGCATCTATACAATAGATATTTTTTCCAGACAAAGAACACATGACTTGTTTTCCAGAATTTCTTGTtttattggtgtgtgtgtgtgtgtgtgtgtgtgtgtgtgtgtgtctgtctgtctgtctctctctctctctctgtgtttgacACCATAAGAAGTGAAGATTCACAATCTGGAATATCCACAAGGAATATGATCCTGGCAGTTGATCTGGGACCActgagtgtgaagatagataagtcccctgagccGGATGGGTTTTATCCTAGgaccctctgggaagccagggaggagactgccgagcctttggcattgatctttaactcgtcattgtctacaggaatagtgccagatgactggaggatagcaaatgtggttcaccTGTTTAAAAAGGGGAGTAGGGACAACTCTGgtgggagtaactatgactctctttaTGAGAAGGCATAGTTGCCCACTATGACGTTTTCACATATTTTTGACGCATAGTGTGTGTCGTGCCTCCCCGCTGGCCCTGACGGTAAGCCCAGCAGTCCTGGCTGCTGGGTGACCAAACACCCAGAAAAAGTACAAGACGGCCGTGGTCTATACTGACCAGCTCTCAAAACACCAGTATGAATCTTCCGGTTTCAATGGAGCAGTCCGGTTGGGAAACGTCCCGGAAAAACAACCTCCCTGCAGCCTCGTCGACAACCGCGAGCTGTGATAAGTCATTAGGTTGTACATGTTTAAAACCCGCAACAAGGTCCATCTCGGTCCAGACCGAGACAGCGACCTTGAGACGTTACCTCCTACCTTACATGGAGCTGAGACCGGTCACCCCTCCCAGGGAGCCGGCTCACCCTGTAACCGATGACATAGATAACGTTGAAGAAGGCACCGTAAGGGCAGCCCACCCTGCGGTTGAGATAAGCATAACCACCCAAACCTTCTACAACAAAAGTTATCGAGACATAAAGCAGGGCACAGACAAAAGAAAGACTATAAATGTGACTGGCGAAGAAACAgctgatgcaactgccttcatggaaggaaTTGTTATCGAACCAGTATGCGACAGAACATCTGTCCCAGAGGTAATCATCCACTATTCCGTCGATGGGCTGTTCTGCAAGGACTGCGACACCCTCTTCCCCATGATGAGCCTGTTTAAGACCCATGTGACTAAAGTGCACGGAATAAAGAACATCCGAACCAAATGTTCACGCTGCGATAAGGCGGAGAATACCATTCAATAGCCTGCTATTATCCAAAATGCAAAGGAACAAAACAACCCCCAACTGGGGACTTTGCATGCAGCGTGTGTGAGCAACGGTTTAAAACACAATCAGGCCTTGGTCAACGCGAGAGGCACAGACACCCGGTTCTACAAAACGAGAAACGCCTCAAACCGGCACCCAAAGTCAAGAGCAAACTTGGGAGAAGCAACCGCGAATGGTCACAGGAGAAGGTGGCACTCCTGAGGGAATTAGAGGTGACatttgcaggatgcaaatttataaacaaatccaTCACTAGCatcctgaaaaccaaaacaccaaagCAAATCTCAGACAAGCGCAGGCTCCTGGCAAACACCCCAAAGGAGGTGAAGACCATCAGCGAGCCAATGACAGGTATAGACTCGCATGATTCTGAGGCAGAGTGCACCCAGGAAAATTCCGATGATCAAGCCCAATGCCAAAGACCCAGCCGATAAACACCGGCTTCGATCCCTAAACGTCGGGACGTAGATGACCACCTTACACAAGCTGAGGAGCTCTTGCGCGCTAGGAATGAGCCAGACACGCTTGCCCTCGGAATCGGACTAGTGGAAAGTATTACCGACCTATTAATGAAtagtaggaaaagacaggacaaacACAAGAGGTCTCAAAAAGATCGGGCCAAGAAAGACAAAAGGCCCGGTAGCAATACTGGAGCCAAAAAACGGTGGGCAGCACGTAAAGCGCTGTTTAGAGCAACACAGCAGCTTGACAAATCCAACCGGCGTCAACTAGCTCACGAGATCATGGGGGCGCCGACCTCATCCGCTCGTCCTCTctcaaaagaggaattggagacatGTTTCCGTGAGAAACTGTCAGCATCAAATAAGAAATCAAACATAAATAAGTATGCCCCATACACTGGCAAAGTTGATGACaggtccttgatgaaacccatagaGGTAGAGGAGGTTGAAGTGGCCATCAAGGGGATAAACGAGAACAGTGCCGCTGGACCAGACggcctgaaactgcaggacataACACTCCATGAGCAGGAGGAAACTCGTCTACCTCGCCTCTTCTCCTTATGGCTAAAGTCAAGCCGACCCCCTATTCACTAAAAAAGAGTCGAACAgtcctgattcctaagtgcgaggataaggaacgcttgaaaagcattgataactggcgaccaataaccatcggtccaatgctgctccggctgttcacgaaaataatggcaaaacgcctgagtgaaacagtcgaaataaaccccaggcaaaaggggtttctagcagccactcccggatgcaatgaaaacattgttgtcCTCGAAAACATCATCAAGGGAGCAAAGTACAATCGTAAGGACCTCACAGTTGTCTTTGTCGATCTAGCAAAAGCGTTCGACTCGGTTGGGCACAAGCTATTGATCAAATCTTTGCAAAGAGTGAAACTACCCAAAGGCTGTGTAAGTCTCATCGAAGAcctatacactggcaacacaacagtggtggaagggaacggAAACTTAACCACCCCAATAACCATTGAGAGGGGTGTAAAGCAGGGCGACCCACTCTCGCCAATATTATTTAACATCACTTTGGATAcgttggtgtgctctctggagagggccaactcaggggtctccatgcccctgggcggcagaagagtcaactgctcgactttggccttcgcggatgacatcgcccttctaagcgactcacacactggtatggctaggaatctgaagctgctccaggcatactgtgaccatGCAGGCCTCAGTATTAACACAGCGAAGACAaagggattccacttcacttttaaaaggaaaaccttctTGTACAATCACTTCGCAAACTGGAAGCTGCGGGACGAATCCAAAGCCTATCAACCCCCAGGCAACAcagagaaatacctgggtgcccgcatcaatccatgggcaggtgtggcagaaggggagtgggaggagaaacTTAAGTCCTGGGTTAAAGCAATACAGGCAGCACCTCTCCGACCACGACAACGGCTGGAGATCCTAAAGATACATGCCATCCCCCGActgtacttccatctgatcctgaCAGAAGCATCACAGGCTACTCTCATAAAGCTGGACCAAATAATCCGCAACGccaccaaagaattcctacacctaccacctcataccgcCGATGGAGTGCTGTACGCTAGCAACAGGAATGGTGGTCTAGGCGTCCCAAAACTGGAAGTGCAAATCCCATCCGCGATTGTTCGCAAACGTGAGACACTAAACATGTCGAGTGATGTggtcattcgggcctcctttcaatataaaggagagagcaacacagagaccgTTGCGGGACTGCGCGAGCTCAAGATcctcaaggaaattgaaaatttccaacccagtAGCCACAGCAGCGGCGAAGTGGATATTGACCTGATGACCGCCATCCAAGACATCATGCCTGCACTCCAGGAGGCAAACGCGGGGCGACCAAAACCACCCAATAGGTACGctggctggagggagtgggaattcgaaaaatggcaaaagctggaatgtcaaggggcaggcatccagtactttagagatgaCAAGATCTCTAATTCTTGGACAAAAGCCGGAGTACAGCAAAAATCCTGTAGATTtattaacagcgtgctcttgcggtgtaatcTATACCCGACAAGAACCACGTTATCTAGAGGAAGGCCAAACCGAAATAAACTATGCCGAAGGTGTGAGACGGCAAACGAGACCATatcacacatctcaggatgctgcccatTCGTGAAAAATGCTCGAATAAAATGCCATAACAAGATCactgaccagttgcagaaacatgtcagtaagtacggctggacatcgtacATGGACCCCAGGCTGTTTGCTAAAGAcggctccctatggaaacccgatctcatatttagaaaagaccagaagatcacggttgtagatgtcacagtgcggtacgagaatgacagtaaagcactggaaacagcatggtGAGAGAAACAAGAGAAATATAAACACCCGAATGCTGAGGTCACGGAATTGACGGGCAGTGTGGACCCCAAAtactttggcttcgtgatgggTGCACGAGCCAAGTGACTGGATATGAATAACTGCCTCATGAAATGCCTTGGCATCGAGAGTTATGATATGTTCGCCCAAAAGACATCAAGACTCACTCTGTCAATGACACTTGAACTcttacaactct from Stegostoma tigrinum isolate sSteTig4 chromosome 10, sSteTig4.hap1, whole genome shotgun sequence includes these protein-coding regions:
- the LOC125455762 gene encoding zinc finger protein 229-like isoform X1 produces the protein MEDKSANYNGEKSYTCSVFGPGFTQSSGLSEHKCGHTGQKPWNCRDCGKNFKSPSDLERHWRSHTGERPFPCSKCGKGFTQLSHLLKHQQLHTGERAFTCPDCGKCFICSAELMSHQRVHTDQRPFKCSHCGTAFRYSSRLIVHQRVHTGERPYICTECGKGFTRSSSLLTHKQIHAVEVRFKCPDCGNCFGSSRQVMLHQCDHTDARPFRCSHCGTGFRHLSRLIVHQRVHTGEKPFTCSVCGKGFSQSRYLLRHQRIHTGDKPFSCSECKMRFTDSSTLLRHQQVHTGERPFTCSECGKGFILSSHLLIHQRVHTGERPFKCPDCGKCYKTSWELMTHQRIHTGERPFRCCHCGTGFKRSSQLTVHQRVHTGERPFTCSECGKGFTHSSNLLRHQQVHK
- the LOC125455762 gene encoding zinc finger protein 3-like isoform X2, whose protein sequence is MLFGFTQSSGLSEHKCGHTGQKPWNCRDCGKNFKSPSDLERHWRSHTGERPFPCSKCGKGFTQLSHLLKHQQLHTGERAFTCPDCGKCFICSAELMSHQRVHTDQRPFKCSHCGTAFRYSSRLIVHQRVHTGERPYICTECGKGFTRSSSLLTHKQIHAVEVRFKCPDCGNCFGSSRQVMLHQCDHTDARPFRCSHCGTGFRHLSRLIVHQRVHTGEKPFTCSVCGKGFSQSRYLLRHQRIHTGDKPFSCSECKMRFTDSSTLLRHQQVHTGERPFTCSECGKGFILSSHLLIHQRVHTGERPFKCPDCGKCYKTSWELMTHQRIHTGERPFRCCHCGTGFKRSSQLTVHQRVHTGERPFTCSECGKGFTHSSNLLRHQQVHK